A genome region from Nitrospirota bacterium includes the following:
- a CDS encoding phosphoribosylanthranilate isomerase, whose amino-acid sequence MVRVKICGITNRDDALAAAGMGADALGFVFFKGSPRSVSLRDAAAIIPALPPYVTTVGVFVNETAENIRRTVNQCHLDAVQFHGEEPPEACNIVTRAIKALRVRDLEDLEPLSLYHVAAYLLDAYTPDSFGGTGTLFNWDIALEAKRFGPVILAGGLTPENVAQAVRHVRPYAVDVSSGVEARKGKKDHRKLRAFIERAKAT is encoded by the coding sequence ATGGTCCGTGTGAAGATCTGCGGCATCACCAACCGCGATGACGCCCTGGCCGCGGCCGGGATGGGAGCGGACGCCCTGGGCTTCGTCTTCTTCAAGGGGAGCCCGCGGTCCGTATCGCTCCGGGACGCGGCAGCGATAATCCCGGCCCTTCCCCCCTATGTGACCACGGTGGGCGTCTTCGTCAACGAGACGGCCGAGAACATCAGGCGCACCGTAAACCAGTGCCACCTGGACGCCGTGCAGTTTCACGGGGAGGAGCCGCCGGAGGCCTGTAACATCGTGACCCGGGCCATCAAGGCCCTCCGGGTGCGGGACCTGGAGGACCTGGAGCCCCTCTCCCTGTATCACGTGGCGGCGTATCTCCTGGATGCCTACACCCCGGATTCCTTCGGCGGGACGGGCACGCTTTTCAACTGGGACATCGCCCTTGAGGCCAAGCGTTTCGGACCCGTCATCCTCGCCGGCGGACTGACGCCGGAGAACGTGGCCCAGGCGGTTCGCCACGTGCGCCCCTATGCCGTGGACGTCAGCAGCGGGGTGGAAGCCCGCAAGGGGAAAAAGGACCACCGCAAGCTCCGGGCCTTTATCGAACGCGCCAAGGCCACCTGA